Proteins encoded in a region of the Zea mays cultivar B73 chromosome 2, Zm-B73-REFERENCE-NAM-5.0, whole genome shotgun sequence genome:
- the LOC109944242 gene encoding zinc finger BED domain-containing protein RICESLEEPER 2-like, which produces MINYCQPSFRLVGRQTVRSDCILLYEEEKLQLMDQFMKLKSHVSLTADLWSSNQNLGYLGVTAHFISEDFDLHKKIIAFKKISFPHTSYTVQDGITSCLLEWGLVGDLFTLTLDNASVNNRAMKDMRDALCSQMFFSGEHLHVRCSSHVLNIMVQAGLKVVPNAIGSVRDIIKVVTSTPSRLQIFNSIVQALGLKTAVLDPSMKTDFVKFYFYTIGDNVDVKMRELKSAAGRILGKNRTSLSPETLEALVCAKDWLIGFNDEEEGEPMTGKRMFDSDDEEDDWEI; this is translated from the exons ATGATAAATTACTGCCAACCATCTTTTCGATTAGTCGGTCGACAGACTGTCCGTTCAGATTGcattttgttgtatgaagaggagAAGTTGCAATTGATGGACCAGTTTATGAAGTTGAAATCCCATGTTAGTTTGACTGCCGATCTTTGGTCCTCTAACCAAAACCTTGGCTATCTTGGTGTAACAGCACATTTCATTAGTGAAGACTTTGATTTGCACAAAAAGATCATTGCATTCAAGAAAATTTCCTTCCCTCATACATCTTATACTGTGCAAGATGGTATTACCTCTTGTTTGCTAGAGTGGGGATTGGTCGGGGATTTGTTTACTCTGACATTGGATAATGCTAGTGTAAACAATAGAGCAATGAAAGATATGCGAGATGCATTGTGTAGTCAGATGTTTTTTAGTGGTGAACACCTCCATGTGAGATGTTCTTCTCATGTGCTCAATATCATGGTTCAAGCTGGACTGAAAGTCGTTCCAAATGCAATCGGAAGCGTGAGGGATATTATCAAGGTCGTGACATCTACACCATCTCGTTTGCAGATATTCAATTCTATTGTTCAAGCATTGGGTCTTAAAA CTGCTGTTCTAGATCCATCAATGAAGACCGACTTTGTCAAGTTCTATTTCTACACAATTGGTGATAATGTTGATGTGAAGATGAGGGAGCTCAAAAG TGCAGCTGGTAGAATTCTTGGAAAAAATAGGACATCACTATCTCCCGAAACACTGGAAGCTTTAGTTTGTGCCAAAGACTGGTTGATTGGATTCAATGATGAAGAAGAAG GTGAACCAATGACAGGAAAGCGAATGTTTGATTCGGATgatgaagaggatgattgggaaaTTTGA